The nucleotide window GTTCAAACAACCCCAGAGTGTCCCCGCAAAGATACCAAGGCTGTAAACCCAGTCAAAATAGAATGAACCGAATATGAATACGAAAGCGCCAAAAAGCAGTGTGGTCTTGATTACTCTGTTGATAAAATCCAGTCCCATAACCTGTTGTCAAGCCTTGTCCGAGACTCTTTTGATCAGCCGGTAAACCTCTTTTCCGGCGGCCACAAAGCCGAGCGTGATAAACAAGTACATTAAATATGGCTCGGTGTGTAAGAGTTCGTCCAGAAACCTCCCGATGAACAATCCTACTAATGGTCCCACAGCCAACAGAGCCGGTATCGCAAGCAATAACGACATCTGGCCGTACAGACCTGTCCAGTTCTGTTTTTTGTCAGGCGCCACAACCAAAAATTAATCTGCTAAATAATAACGACCCGCGCTTCTGTCAAGTGATTTTTTGTTATTATTTTCACAAATTGGAGTATGTGGTCAGGGCCTGAAAAATAAAATACCGGAAATACTTATCAGGATTTATTTCGAAGTGAATCTGAGGCTGATTTCAGCGTAATAATCAGAGGACCTGAGTGGTCATCGCGGGCAGATCGGCACCCTCTTCGGAGATTTTATGGCGGGTGAGGTTGGCACCTTCGATATACTTGATAAGCATGATCGTAAAGATCGTTCCGCCATGGCTGGAGGATTCGAACAATATACATCCGCCCATATTTTCCACCAGGCGCTTGACGATTGCCAGACCCAAACCTGTGCCTTCCTTCTTGGTCGAGAAAAACGGCGTAAAAATCTTGTCTCCCGCGCCATGTTTTATACCGGGGCCATTATCGGATATTACGATCTTGATCTGGTCAGCTTGCCCGACCGGGCTGGAGTCAACCTCAATTGCAATTTTTCCCGAGGAGGGATCGACCGCCTCCTGGGCATTGACTACCAAATTGATAAGAACCTGCTTGATCTGTTCCTCATCGCCGGAGACATAGATCGTCGTATCATCGGCATCGACCGAGAGTTTGGTATTTTCGGCATGGCTGGGATGTGTGCGGGCGATTTCGACCACGTCACTGATCAGGCGGTTTAGCTCGACTTTACCGAAATTCGGTTCCTTGACACGAGCGTAAGTCAGAAAATCGTTGAGGATATTGCTGAGACGCGAAGCTTCTTTGATAATCAAATTCATGAGGCGCTGGTTTTCGCCTTCGAGCTCGAGTTCCTGCTTGAGTATCTGCACCGAGCCGGAGATCGATGCCAGCGGGTTGCGGATTTCATGGGCGATCGAGGCCGAGAGCTCGCCAACAGCCGCCAGGCGGTCAGCATTACGCATCTTTTCCTCGAACTTTTTAGCCTCGGTCAGGTCCTGAAAGATACCGATCACCCCCCGGATTCCAGATGATTCTGTTTCCAGAAGCGAGGTTGAAATCCCGATCGGAATCTCCTTGCCGTTGGCGTCGATGATCGTCACCTCGCATCTCTGTTCATGGGTGTTAGCCTTGATCACCGAAAGCAGTTTGGCCGAAAACTCCGGCATCCGCTCTGCGAAAACCTCGAGGCAGTTCTGACCCTTGATCTTGCCTTCCTGAAAGCCGGTGATTTTTTCAGCGGCCCGGTTGAAATAGATTATTCTTCCGAAATGATCTATCGTAATCAAGCCGGAATGCAGGTGCTTGAGGATCTCATCGGTCTCCAGCCGAACCCTTTTAAGCGACTCGGAGGCGGCCGCCAATTCGGCTTCCTTGAACTTGATATTCTGCGACAGGTACCCGGCCACGAAAGCGACCAGGTAGAAAATGCAAACATAGATAAATACCGTGTAGAAAAGCTGGTCGTTGGCAGTATAGACATCCCGCAGAGCCTGCAGGTCGAGCTTTCTGGTCAAATCCTGGCCACTTCCGGAAATTACCACGAGAGAATACAGAAAGGAAACGATAGTGGCGGTAAACAGGGTTCCCAAAAGACGGTAGGCCAGCGCGGCTGAAATTATCGTCAGAAGGAACAGTGCTGTAAAAGGACTGCCCGCCAGGCCGGTGACATTGATTACAACCGCTTCCACAACAGCTTCGGAAAAGATCTGGAGCATGATCACCGCACGTGCCAGACGGGGTAGTTTTTCCGGCAGACGGATCATCAGTGAAAACAGCAGTATCAGTGTCAGCAGGCTGTAAACGAAAAACGAGGGATGGATATCCGCGCGGGTCTCCTGGGTAATCATGAAGACCCCGAACACAACTAAAAATATGGCCAGGCGCAGTGGTAGAAACCAGCTGGTCTTTAATTCCTGGCCATAGCTTGCCTGAATTCTGCTCATGTTAAAGTGACGATTTTCGATCCGATCGTCTTAACGGATCTGGCCGATAATATCGAACATCGGCATATACATCGCAATCAGGATACCGCCGATAACGACACCGATGAATACGATCACCACCGGTTCTATCAAAGATGTCAAAGCCGAAACGGCGGCGTCGACTTCCTCGTCGTAGAAATCGGCGATCTTGGACAGCATCTCGTCCAAACCGCCGGTCTGTTCACCGACGGAAATCATCTGGATCACCATAGGCGGAAAGACCTTCGATTCCTTCAACGGCTGGGTGATCGTCTCACCCTCGGCAATTGCGAGAATCGATTTCTTGACCGCGTTCTGGATGACCATGTTACCCGAGGTTTTGGCGGTAATATCGAGCGCTTCCAGAATCGACACACCGGAGGCCAGCAGGGTACCGAGTGTACGGGTAAAACGGGCCACCGAACTCTTGCGCACCAGGTTGCCGATCGCGGGCGAATGCAAGAGGAACATATCCCAGTATAATCGTCCCTTCTTGGTCGATATGGCCACCTTGAAAAGGACCGCTAACAGAACCACGCTTCCCATCAGCACCATGAAATTGTCATTCAGGAAATTGGAGATGCCCATCACGATCCGGGTCGGTTCCGGCAGTCCGGCATCGAGATTTTTAAACATATTCGCAAAAGTAGGCACCACAAACTTCAACATCGCCAGGGTCACACCCAATGCCACGATCGTTACCACGACCGGGTATACCATAGCGCCCTTGACTTTGCGCGCCAGGGCATCGGCCTTCTCACGGTAGTTGGCCAGACGCACCAGGATCGTATCCAGCGCACCGCCCATTTCGCCGGCCTCGACCATGTTGACGAAC belongs to Candidatus Zixiibacteriota bacterium and includes:
- a CDS encoding PAS domain S-box protein → MSRIQASYGQELKTSWFLPLRLAIFLVVFGVFMITQETRADIHPSFFVYSLLTLILLFSLMIRLPEKLPRLARAVIMLQIFSEAVVEAVVINVTGLAGSPFTALFLLTIISAALAYRLLGTLFTATIVSFLYSLVVISGSGQDLTRKLDLQALRDVYTANDQLFYTVFIYVCIFYLVAFVAGYLSQNIKFKEAELAAASESLKRVRLETDEILKHLHSGLITIDHFGRIIYFNRAAEKITGFQEGKIKGQNCLEVFAERMPEFSAKLLSVIKANTHEQRCEVTIIDANGKEIPIGISTSLLETESSGIRGVIGIFQDLTEAKKFEEKMRNADRLAAVGELSASIAHEIRNPLASISGSVQILKQELELEGENQRLMNLIIKEASRLSNILNDFLTYARVKEPNFGKVELNRLISDVVEIARTHPSHAENTKLSVDADDTTIYVSGDEEQIKQVLINLVVNAQEAVDPSSGKIAIEVDSSPVGQADQIKIVISDNGPGIKHGAGDKIFTPFFSTKKEGTGLGLAIVKRLVENMGGCILFESSSHGGTIFTIMLIKYIEGANLTRHKISEEGADLPAMTTQVL
- a CDS encoding type II secretion system F family protein, which gives rise to MPVFEYKGKSATGSAVTGEYKAKNRAELEKILRRNKILVNSISRKPTSINLQIGTGVKKIEISRFTRQFATMIGAGLPMVQCLDILSQQMESQAFRKIIADIKESVSSGTTLSEAMRKHKKIFDDLFVNMVEAGEMGGALDTILVRLANYREKADALARKVKGAMVYPVVVTIVALGVTLAMLKFVVPTFANMFKNLDAGLPEPTRIVMGISNFLNDNFMVLMGSVVLLAVLFKVAISTKKGRLYWDMFLLHSPAIGNLVRKSSVARFTRTLGTLLASGVSILEALDITAKTSGNMVIQNAVKKSILAIAEGETITQPLKESKVFPPMVIQMISVGEQTGGLDEMLSKIADFYDEEVDAAVSALTSLIEPVVIVFIGVVIGGILIAMYMPMFDIIGQIR